Genomic window (Cellulosilyticum lentocellum DSM 5427):
TTTAAGTGCAATTTTCTTATACAAAAAGGACCTTAACATCAATAAAACAATAATCATACCGCCTATCACAATCGATAAATCTATTGTACTAAGCCAAACCTCCCCTAACATGCTTAGCCCTCCCTTGTATTTTCATCAATAAAATCTTTCAGTTCCTTTAAATCTTGCTCTGTAATAGTATGTCCATTGTATAAAGCTGCTATAAGACTTTTTACAGAATTACCATGTAGTCTTTCAAGAAAAGATTTGCTTTCATTTTGTAAATAACACTTTTCATCCATAATGGCTGTATAAACATTAGATTTACCTACACGCTCACTTTGTATAAATCCCCTCTCTACTAAACGTGCCAAGAAATTGAGTACTGTCGTATTTCCCCAAGTCTTCACACCTTTTAATTGCTTCATAATATAAGCTGAGGTTACTTCCTCATTAGCTTCCCATATAATTTTCATAATCTCTAATTCTGCATCTGGTAATCTCTTTATCTGCTCCATTTTTTCTTCTCCTTCGACAAACGTAGAACATTCTCTCATCTCTCACTCTACACTTGTCGAACATATCTGTCAATAGCCAAATACCTATGTATATTTTCATTTATTGCACTCTTTTAAATTCCGTATATTTATAAGCTTTTGTTTTAAAGTCTATTTCTTCATGTATGCCAGTTTCTTTGCCTTCTATAAATAGCTGAACATCATAAGGTCCATTAACTTTACCTGATATTAATCTGTCAGTCCAAAAATAAATATTTATATCATGCATACCTTGCTCTAATTCTACTAATGGATCTACATGTATCCTAGCCATTGGTATATTCGGAGGGTTCATGTAACCTTCTTGAAAAAAAGACCATTTCTTTCCAGAATCATCTTTTTTTATCAAATCTCCACCAATTCGGTACTCATCCTCTTGAGTAATATTTACCTTCAGCATTACTTTTATATAAGTACCCAATTCATTATTCTCTAATTCTACTACTTGGCAAGTTACATATTTGTCAAAAATATTAGGAATTGCTGTCACTTCATATTGCTGTATATCGATATATTTTATCTTTTGATTTTTGAGATTTACAAATAAGCTTATAACTACAACTGAAATAATTGTAGACGAACATAGTAAATAGTTTTTTTTCATCTATTTTCTCCACTATTAAATTTTATTACCCAAATTAATTATACAAATATTCAATCAATAATAAAAGACTAAATTAAAATTTGTCTTAGGGTTTATCAGAAAGGACGTCTGGGAGAAAATGAGGTTAGTCTATAGTATACATTTTATATATGCACAAAATTATATATTTAAGTTCTTACTTATATTTCTAGGTATTTATTTCATTTTTTATTAGGGATTCGGATTTCTGACCACATATATAGAAGTGTAAAAACAAATTAAATAACTTCCCACGGCAAATTACCACAGCTTCAACCTGAGGAACTGACCGGGTCAGCCAAGTCTCAATCTATTGTTATAGGTACCTCTGGACTTAAGGAAAATGTTCACTGGTGCGCTGCAAGGAAGGCGCCACTTATAAGTTGTTTTAAATGTTTTTATATCTTGCATTACCAAATAAAGTTTTAAACCAGAGTCTTAAAGCCTTAGTTTCCTATCATAAGGGTGCACCGGCTAAGACAATAAGAGCTCCTCACTCATTGGTTTGACTTTCATCACTAGTCTTAGTAGGCACTAGGTTATAACGCATACGTGCTGAGGAGCCATTTTGCGCCTTGATTAGGGTCTATTTAGCTAGTTATGAAAGTTAATTTCCAGAGTCTGGACCAAGGAAACACATCTTCGAGTATATATAGTACTTGGAGATGTGTTTTTTTGTGTTTTTTTGCGTTCTTTAATTGCTATTAACATGATTTGTCGTTACGCCTTCTTCCCAGGCTGCCTCAATGTCGTGGATGTTTATGAGTTCAATAACGTTTGTGAAAATGAGGGAGAAGGCTGCCTGGAAGAGTGACTTGGGAGAATTTTTTAGAGGCACTTGGCGAACGTTTTGGATGGGTTTTAGCATGAGTGTCTGACCAGCGGGAGTTTTCATGCGTTCATCCAAATAAGTGAGCCTAGTGCCTCTAAAAAATTTGAACCGGAACTCTGGAAGGTAGTCCTCTCCCTCATTTTCCTCCAGACGTAATTCTCCATAAACACCGAGACAAGTTTCTGTTTGTTTAACATTAACACATAATCTTTTACTTTTAGATACTTTCCATAAATTTCTCAATATTTTAAGCAAAAAAATCTATCTCCACTTTTCTCCCTATAGTTAGTGTTTTATTGTATAATATGTATTAACTATTCTAACATCTACATGTTTCTTTAGGATGGATTCTAAGATTTTATCTTATATATCATTGGAGGTACACCTATGTCATATGGATTTAGTAAAGAAAAATTTAAAGGCGAAATATTAGACCACATTAGAAACTTCTCACGTAAAACTCTAGAAGATGCTTCTCCCCAAGAACTTTATCAAGCTGTTGCTTTTGCTGTGCGTGATGTCATAACAGATGAATGGATTGAAACACAGCATGCTTATAATACCAAAACTCCTAAAACACTTTACTATTTATCCATGGAATTCTTAGTGGGTCGTGCTCTAGGTAATAATCTTGTAAACATGGGCATTATGTCAAGTGTACAGGAAGCTCTAGAAGAACTTAACATTAAAATTGATATTAATAAAATAGAGGATCAGGAACCTGATGCTGGTCTTGGAAATGGTGGACTTGGTAGACTTGCAGCTTGCTTTTTAGACTCTCTTTCCACACTTTCTTATCCTGCTTATGGTTGTGGTATTCGTTACAACTATGGTATTTTCAAACAACAAATTGAAGATGGTTACCAAGTAGAATACCCAGATGATTGGTTAGCTAACGGTAATCCTTGGGAAGTTAAACGTAATGATAACGCACAAGAAATCAAATTCGGTGGCACCGTACGTAATTATATGGACGAGAATGGCAGACTACACTTTGTTCAAGAAAATTACGACTCTGTTTTAGCAATTCCTTATGATATGCCAATTGTTGGTTACAAAAATGGCTTTGTCAATGCCCTTAGACTATGGGATGCTGAAGCTCCTCAAAAGTTTGTACTTCGCTTCTTTGATCAAGGTGCCTATGAAAAAGCCGTAGAACAACAAACCCTTGCTAAAACTTTAGTGGAAGTCCTCTATCCTAATGATAATCACTACAAAGGTAAAGAGCTTCGTTTAAAACAACAATACTTCTTTGTATCAGCCACTGTTCAACAAGCTGTAGCTAAATTTAAACGCACTAATCCTAATATATATATGCTTCCTGAAAAAGTAATTTTTCAAATGAACGATACTCATCCAGCTATTGCAGTAGCTGAACTTATGCGTATTCTCTTAGACCAAGAAGGACTCACTTGGGAAGATGCTTTTGACATTACAAGCCGCACTTGTGCTTATACAAATCATACAATTATGATTGAAGCTCTAGAAACTTGGCCTATTGACTTGTTCCAAAAATTACTTCCTCGTATTTATCAAATTATTGAAGA
Coding sequences:
- a CDS encoding BlaI/MecI/CopY family transcriptional regulator, with the protein product MEQIKRLPDAELEIMKIIWEANEEVTSAYIMKQLKGVKTWGNTTVLNFLARLVERGFIQSERVGKSNVYTAIMDEKCYLQNESKSFLERLHGNSVKSLIAALYNGHTITEQDLKELKDFIDENTREG